The following proteins come from a genomic window of Gynuella sunshinyii YC6258:
- a CDS encoding HEPN domain-containing protein: MKTSLDHLPEAKQHELQCISTILRDTLEDYLQGKTGSKTEYRILKIILFGSHAKGTWVNDPENGYISDYDILVVVNKPTLVDEDIVWQRAEEEIGRKVTSAPLGLIVHDLEDVNNRLVQGHYFFKDIREEGIELFAATPRPLALPGNLTDAEQREIAQKHYDQWFVSANDFFKLYQYAYKESMINVAAFNLHQVTERFYACVLLTCTNYLPKTHNIEKLQHFCIQIDADFAGIFPLDSKFHRRCFRRLQRAYVEARYSEHYEITEEELKYLESEVIKLKVLVERVCQNRLV; encoded by the coding sequence ATGAAAACCAGCCTTGATCATCTACCGGAAGCCAAACAGCACGAGCTCCAGTGTATCTCAACCATCCTGCGCGATACCCTGGAGGATTATCTGCAAGGCAAGACCGGGAGTAAAACCGAATACCGGATTTTGAAAATCATTCTCTTTGGCAGTCACGCCAAGGGTACCTGGGTGAATGATCCGGAGAATGGTTATATCAGTGATTACGATATTCTGGTGGTGGTGAACAAGCCGACGCTGGTGGATGAGGATATCGTCTGGCAACGGGCAGAAGAAGAGATCGGCCGAAAGGTCACTTCTGCGCCGCTCGGGTTGATTGTGCATGACCTGGAAGATGTGAATAACCGGCTGGTTCAGGGTCACTATTTCTTTAAGGATATCCGGGAGGAAGGCATTGAGTTGTTTGCAGCAACCCCCAGGCCGCTGGCACTACCCGGGAATTTAACCGACGCAGAACAACGCGAGATTGCGCAGAAGCATTATGATCAGTGGTTTGTTTCTGCAAATGATTTTTTCAAGCTATATCAATATGCTTATAAGGAGTCCATGATTAATGTTGCTGCATTCAACCTTCATCAGGTCACTGAACGGTTTTATGCTTGTGTACTCCTCACCTGCACTAACTACCTGCCCAAAACCCACAATATCGAAAAGCTACAACATTTTTGCATACAGATTGACGCCGACTTTGCCGGCATTTTTCCGCTCGACAGTAAATTTCATCGGCGCTGTTTCCGACGTTTGCAGCGAGCCTATGTTGAAGCGCGTTATTCGGAACATTACGAAATTACAGAAGAAGAATTGAAGTACCTGGAATCGGAAGTGATCAAGCTGAAAGTGCTGGTGGAGAGAGTTTGTCAGAACAGGCTGGTTTGA
- a CDS encoding YaiI/YqxD family protein, translating into MHIWVDADAVPKVIKEVLIKASMRTGLPLTFVANQPVATPSVPHIRSLQVEKGFDIADNEIVRRTQLNDLVITSDIPLAAEALEKGAHVLSPRGERFTANTIGARLNMRDFMDTMRASGVPQQGGPPPLNQQDRREFANQLDRLLAKAVKY; encoded by the coding sequence ATGCATATCTGGGTAGACGCTGATGCGGTTCCGAAGGTGATTAAGGAAGTGCTGATCAAGGCGTCAATGCGCACCGGTCTGCCTCTGACCTTTGTGGCCAATCAACCGGTGGCGACGCCATCGGTACCTCATATTCGCAGTCTGCAGGTGGAAAAAGGTTTCGATATTGCCGATAACGAAATTGTCCGCAGGACTCAGCTGAATGATCTGGTGATCACTTCGGACATTCCTCTGGCTGCAGAGGCATTGGAAAAGGGAGCCCATGTTCTGAGTCCGAGGGGGGAACGATTCACCGCCAATACCATCGGTGCGCGTCTGAACATGCGTGACTTCATGGATACCATGCGCGCCAGCGGTGTGCCTCAACAGGGTGGCCCGCCGCCACTGAATCAGCAGGACCGACGAGAGTTTGCCAATCAACTGGACCGCCTGCTGGCGAAAGCCGTTAAATATTAA
- the pepD gene encoding beta-Ala-His dipeptidase produces MKPDHFPASPAHLFEHFYQFSQIPRASGQEQQVRQYCLSLAEERGLETRTDSAGNLVIYVPASAGFESRPAVIIQNHLDMVTVKTDDKAHDFALDPLHLQITDGWLTADRTTLGADNGIGCAAALAVMTDPEVQHPALELLFTVEEETGLFGASGLDATLLSGTRLLNLDTEDWGEFFIGCAGGKGWRLERTLDTEAVPAGHVGLQLELKGLTGGHSGIQIHQQLGNANKLLAQWLHQAQQLGARLAGYRSGVAHNVISREGRLVITAPQSTLPELEQLSQQLTQQWLSYLPETDHQFTLTLNAATLPERVLQGAAQKQFIQALQLFPHGAQSYNLQQPADLVDLSANLAKVSLEQGHWSMDVSMRFFNAKEAEALVNQYMALAELFALQPKTLLDYPGWQPDFDSSLLLHGKKVYQQLFGAEPATKAIHAGLECGIIKSKKPDVDMLSFGPTIKGAHSPTERLNIATVEPFWTLLREILKTL; encoded by the coding sequence ATGAAGCCTGATCATTTTCCCGCCTCCCCGGCACATCTGTTTGAGCATTTTTATCAGTTCAGTCAAATTCCAAGAGCTTCCGGTCAGGAGCAGCAGGTTCGTCAATACTGCCTGTCGCTGGCCGAGGAGCGTGGCCTCGAAACCCGCACGGACAGTGCCGGTAATCTGGTGATTTATGTGCCCGCCAGTGCCGGCTTTGAATCCAGACCGGCCGTCATCATTCAAAATCATCTTGATATGGTCACCGTGAAGACCGACGACAAGGCACACGATTTTGCTCTCGATCCTCTGCATTTGCAGATCACCGATGGCTGGCTGACCGCAGACCGTACCACTCTGGGAGCTGATAATGGTATCGGTTGTGCAGCGGCACTGGCGGTGATGACGGATCCCGAAGTGCAGCACCCGGCGCTGGAACTGTTGTTCACCGTCGAAGAGGAAACCGGACTGTTCGGGGCCAGTGGTTTGGACGCAACCCTGTTATCAGGCACTCGACTGCTGAATCTGGATACTGAGGACTGGGGCGAGTTTTTCATCGGCTGCGCCGGTGGCAAGGGATGGCGTTTGGAACGAACCCTGGACACAGAAGCCGTTCCAGCGGGTCACGTTGGTTTGCAACTGGAATTGAAAGGTCTGACCGGTGGTCATTCCGGCATCCAGATTCATCAACAACTGGGCAATGCCAATAAGCTGCTGGCTCAGTGGCTGCATCAGGCACAGCAGCTGGGCGCCCGGCTGGCGGGTTACCGTAGCGGCGTGGCACATAATGTGATTTCCCGAGAAGGGCGACTGGTGATAACCGCGCCGCAATCGACACTGCCCGAACTGGAACAATTGAGTCAGCAGTTGACTCAGCAGTGGCTGAGCTATTTGCCGGAAACGGATCATCAATTCACCCTGACATTGAATGCCGCAACATTACCGGAGAGGGTATTGCAGGGAGCTGCCCAGAAGCAGTTCATTCAGGCGTTGCAGCTGTTTCCTCATGGGGCTCAGAGTTATAACCTGCAGCAGCCTGCAGATCTGGTGGATCTGAGTGCCAACCTGGCCAAAGTCAGTCTGGAGCAGGGGCACTGGTCAATGGATGTGAGCATGCGCTTTTTTAATGCCAAAGAGGCAGAAGCGCTGGTAAACCAGTATATGGCGCTGGCGGAACTGTTTGCTCTACAACCCAAAACCCTGCTCGATTATCCGGGTTGGCAACCGGATTTCGACAGCAGCTTGCTGTTGCACGGAAAAAAAGTGTATCAGCAATTGTTTGGCGCAGAACCTGCGACCAAGGCCATCCACGCAGGCCTCGAATGCGGCATCATCAAGAGCAAAAAGCCGGATGTTGATATGCTCAGTTTTGGTCCGACCATCAAGGGTGCGCATTCGCCGACTGAACGGCTGAATATAGCCACCGTCGAACCATTCTGGACGTTGCTGCGCGAAATTTTGAAGACCCTGTAA
- a CDS encoding LysR family transcriptional regulator, with protein MDRLQTLAIFQRVCEAHSFTSAAASLNLPRSTVTQAVQRLEQQLGVPLLLRTTRQVSVTAEGEVILEKARHLLSDWEELSTLFSQDTQPMGIIRVNMPSRFARLLVIPQLPEFHQRFPGIELNIGVSDIRVDMIEQGVDLLIRAGTLQDSGLIARPLPALSNITLASPDYLARFGTPESLEALQGHEMVGYVLPSSGRVEALEFRDNDGYRELVLPHPVTTNSTDAYIAAGLAGLGLVQVPVYGIIDDLKHGRLIEVLSQHPPASLPVSMLYPARRRSSRHLRVFMDWLSDVVARQIQASEAG; from the coding sequence ATGGATAGATTACAAACCCTCGCCATCTTTCAACGAGTCTGTGAAGCCCATAGCTTTACCAGTGCGGCTGCCAGTCTGAACTTGCCGCGTTCCACCGTGACCCAGGCCGTACAGCGGCTGGAACAACAGTTGGGGGTGCCCCTATTGTTGCGCACCACCCGCCAGGTAAGTGTGACCGCTGAAGGAGAGGTCATACTGGAGAAGGCGAGGCATCTGTTGAGCGATTGGGAGGAGTTATCCACTTTATTTTCACAGGACACCCAACCGATGGGAATCATCCGGGTGAATATGCCTTCCCGGTTCGCCCGCTTGTTGGTCATTCCGCAGCTGCCTGAGTTTCATCAACGTTTTCCGGGGATCGAGCTGAATATCGGCGTGTCTGATATTCGGGTCGATATGATTGAGCAGGGGGTGGATCTGCTGATCCGGGCTGGAACTTTACAGGATAGCGGTCTGATCGCCCGGCCCTTGCCGGCGCTGTCGAATATTACTCTGGCCAGTCCGGACTATCTTGCTCGCTTCGGTACGCCTGAATCTCTGGAAGCTTTGCAGGGTCACGAAATGGTGGGTTATGTACTGCCCTCCTCCGGACGTGTGGAGGCATTGGAGTTCAGGGATAACGATGGATATCGTGAGCTGGTGTTGCCGCACCCGGTCACCACCAACAGTACCGATGCATACATTGCAGCGGGACTTGCGGGTCTGGGGCTGGTGCAGGTGCCGGTATACGGCATTATCGACGATCTCAAACACGGGCGTCTGATTGAAGTGTTGAGCCAGCATCCACCGGCATCGCTGCCGGTGTCGATGTTATATCCGGCCCGGCGACGTTCCAGCCGGCATTTGCGGGTGTTTATGGATTGGTTGAGTGACGTGGTTGCAAGGCAGATACAGGCTTCTGAAGCGGGATGA
- a CDS encoding putative bifunctional diguanylate cyclase/phosphodiesterase, protein MALAVDVQWLMPDKTVSADCELLICEYPDEAVSEGDIPWIALVADIRTAQQALDSGAGGFLLTTQLDLPYVQMQLTRIHSAPHQLKIGNLLLLPEFLDRLQMSCDGVAVSGRSVALICVDIREFGYINEVFGYRQGDHMLYQVAERLFCVIPENAFIGRMAGDQFLIGVPDLKDRVRLDALLLWLQESIAMPFAVKNQECVLQSCIGHLVYPQTDADSNTLVRYVLDTVKQAKTGQRRVLAFGQGLTRLPDLTLDAEMVEGLAKRQFELYFQPKFDLHDGHVSGLEALVRWNHPKYGQIPPGEFIPRAEHTGFIQSLGLWILLKSCETVAQMQAQGLKPPQIAVNLSFIQLRDREFYKKLSSMISRLDIDPHCIQLELTETSVMENLETAQAVLTDIHNQGVSIALDDFGTGFSSLTHIHSFPISTIKIDRSFIRQMLEKENSRHLVRSLINLAHDLSLSVVAEGVESTQQLDLLKQMHCDHVQGFLTGIPMPFKAMVQMLGRQPKYDDLIRWPASDPRA, encoded by the coding sequence ATGGCCTTAGCAGTAGATGTTCAGTGGTTGATGCCGGATAAGACGGTATCTGCGGATTGTGAGCTGCTTATTTGTGAATACCCCGATGAGGCCGTGTCAGAGGGTGACATACCCTGGATTGCATTGGTAGCGGATATTCGCACTGCACAACAGGCACTTGATTCTGGTGCAGGCGGGTTTTTATTGACGACCCAGCTTGATCTTCCGTATGTGCAGATGCAATTGACCCGGATCCACTCCGCACCTCACCAACTTAAAATTGGAAATTTACTGTTATTGCCAGAGTTTTTGGATCGGTTGCAAATGAGCTGCGATGGCGTAGCCGTCAGCGGCAGATCGGTGGCGTTAATTTGTGTTGATATACGCGAGTTTGGTTATATCAATGAGGTGTTTGGCTATCGCCAGGGCGATCACATGCTGTATCAGGTGGCAGAACGATTGTTCTGCGTCATACCGGAAAACGCATTCATCGGTCGTATGGCGGGTGATCAGTTTTTGATCGGTGTGCCGGACCTGAAGGATCGGGTCCGCCTGGATGCGCTATTGCTATGGTTGCAGGAATCCATTGCCATGCCATTTGCGGTGAAAAACCAGGAATGCGTGTTGCAGAGTTGTATTGGTCATCTGGTTTATCCACAGACCGATGCCGACAGTAATACTCTGGTTCGTTACGTGCTGGATACCGTCAAGCAGGCCAAGACCGGGCAGCGTCGGGTGCTGGCATTCGGCCAGGGACTTACCCGTTTACCCGACCTGACCCTGGACGCCGAAATGGTAGAGGGGTTGGCCAAGCGGCAGTTTGAGCTGTACTTTCAACCCAAGTTCGACCTGCATGATGGTCATGTCAGCGGCCTGGAGGCGCTGGTACGCTGGAATCATCCGAAGTATGGACAGATTCCACCCGGTGAGTTTATTCCCCGGGCGGAACATACCGGTTTTATCCAGTCTCTGGGGTTGTGGATTCTGCTGAAGTCCTGCGAGACCGTTGCCCAGATGCAGGCTCAGGGACTGAAACCACCGCAAATTGCCGTCAATCTGAGTTTTATTCAGTTGCGGGATCGGGAGTTTTATAAAAAACTGAGTTCGATGATTTCGCGGTTGGACATTGACCCTCACTGTATTCAGCTGGAGCTGACCGAGACATCGGTGATGGAAAATCTGGAGACCGCTCAGGCAGTACTGACAGATATTCATAATCAGGGTGTCAGTATTGCGCTTGATGATTTCGGCACCGGTTTTTCTTCTCTGACTCACATCCACAGTTTTCCGATTTCCACCATTAAGATTGACCGTTCCTTCATTCGGCAGATGCTGGAAAAAGAAAACTCCCGGCATCTGGTCCGCTCGCTGATCAACCTGGCCCATGACCTGAGTCTGTCGGTAGTGGCCGAAGGGGTGGAGAGTACCCAGCAATTGGATTTACTGAAACAGATGCACTGTGATCACGTACAGGGATTTCTGACCGGTATTCCGATGCCGTTCAAAGCCATGGTCCAGATGCTGGGCCGGCAGCCGAAATACGATGATCTGATTCGCTGGCCGGCCAGCGATCCCAGAGCCTGA
- the rep gene encoding DNA helicase Rep, with product MSRLNSRQQEAVNFIGGPLLVLAGAGSGKTSVITQKIAYLISECGIKAHHIAAVTFTNKAAREMKQRVSKLLKGKSTRGLIVSTFHNLGLNILRKDGTAIGIKNGFTLFDQQDSLAIIKNIIATDYPNEMDQADFFQHLISNWKNDLISPAQAKSHATEENVVMAAEVYDAYCRMLSAYNATDFDDLIRLPALLFQQHPDILHKWQNRIRYLLVDEYQDTNTSQYLLVKYLVAGRADFTVVGDDDQSIYAWRGARPENLVQLQTDFPSLKVVKLEQNYRSTSRILKAANTVIDNNPHVFTKTLWSEMGYGDPIRIFRCANDEAECERVASEIVAAHLQKKIPYQDFAVLYRGNHQSRILEIKLQANQIPYTVNGGTSFFSRAEIKDVMGYLRLLINPDDDAAFLRIINTPRREIGPATLEKLNDYAAGRSISLFKACSEMGLRLHLPEKAADKLVQFVRWMEDTAEKVYRHETPAQILREMLADIEYEFWLRQDSGSAGMAERRWSNVNQLIDSITNMLEKEDPETDEKIAIEDAIAKLILRDLMERQEEEGQLDSVQLMTLHASKGLEFPHVYMIGLEEELLPHRNSIESGDIEEERRLMYVGITRAQKTLTLTYAAKRKQFGEIIDCIPSRFLDELPADDLEWHGRDGAISAEQNRAQGLAALQSLSSLLGD from the coding sequence TTGAGCAGACTGAACAGCCGACAACAAGAAGCCGTCAATTTTATTGGTGGACCATTACTGGTGCTGGCTGGTGCTGGCAGCGGTAAAACCAGCGTCATAACACAGAAAATTGCCTACCTGATCAGCGAGTGTGGCATTAAGGCCCATCATATTGCCGCTGTCACCTTCACTAACAAAGCAGCGAGGGAAATGAAACAACGGGTCAGCAAACTGTTAAAAGGTAAAAGCACACGCGGTCTGATCGTCTCAACCTTCCACAATCTGGGTCTGAACATCCTGCGTAAAGACGGTACCGCCATCGGCATTAAAAACGGCTTTACCCTGTTCGACCAGCAGGATTCCCTGGCCATCATCAAAAATATCATTGCCACCGATTATCCCAATGAGATGGATCAGGCAGACTTCTTTCAACACCTGATCAGTAACTGGAAAAATGACCTGATCAGTCCGGCGCAAGCAAAATCTCATGCCACTGAAGAAAATGTCGTCATGGCCGCCGAGGTATATGACGCCTATTGCCGAATGCTGAGCGCGTACAATGCCACCGACTTTGATGATCTGATCCGGCTGCCAGCACTGCTGTTCCAACAGCATCCGGATATTCTGCACAAATGGCAGAACCGGATCCGTTACCTGCTGGTGGACGAATATCAGGACACCAATACCAGTCAGTATCTGCTGGTAAAGTATCTGGTCGCCGGCCGTGCTGACTTTACTGTCGTGGGTGACGACGATCAGTCCATTTATGCCTGGCGCGGTGCCCGGCCGGAAAACCTGGTACAGCTGCAAACCGACTTCCCCAGCCTGAAAGTGGTCAAACTGGAACAGAACTACCGCTCAACCAGTCGAATTCTGAAAGCCGCCAACACCGTTATCGACAATAACCCGCACGTATTCACCAAAACCCTGTGGAGTGAAATGGGCTATGGCGATCCAATCCGGATCTTTCGTTGCGCCAATGACGAAGCCGAATGCGAACGCGTTGCCAGCGAGATAGTGGCCGCTCACTTACAGAAAAAAATTCCGTATCAGGATTTCGCCGTACTGTATCGCGGTAACCATCAGAGTCGGATTCTGGAGATCAAACTTCAGGCCAATCAGATTCCCTATACCGTCAATGGCGGCACCTCGTTTTTCTCCCGCGCGGAAATCAAAGACGTTATGGGTTACCTGCGCCTGCTCATCAATCCCGATGACGATGCCGCCTTCCTGCGCATCATCAACACCCCCAGACGGGAAATCGGTCCGGCGACCCTGGAAAAACTCAATGATTATGCTGCCGGCCGCAGCATCAGTCTGTTTAAAGCCTGCTCCGAAATGGGCTTGCGGCTGCACCTGCCGGAAAAAGCAGCCGACAAGCTGGTACAGTTCGTTCGCTGGATGGAAGATACCGCCGAAAAAGTCTATCGCCATGAAACCCCGGCCCAGATCCTGCGGGAAATGCTTGCGGATATCGAATACGAGTTCTGGTTGCGCCAAGACAGCGGCTCAGCCGGAATGGCCGAGCGTCGCTGGTCCAACGTGAATCAGTTGATTGATTCCATCACCAACATGCTGGAAAAAGAAGACCCGGAAACCGACGAAAAAATTGCCATTGAAGACGCCATCGCCAAGTTGATTCTGCGCGATCTCATGGAACGTCAGGAAGAGGAAGGGCAGCTCGACTCCGTTCAGCTCATGACCCTGCATGCCTCCAAAGGTCTGGAATTTCCGCATGTATACATGATCGGCCTGGAAGAAGAACTGCTCCCCCATCGCAACAGCATCGAAAGCGGGGATATAGAGGAAGAACGACGACTGATGTACGTGGGAATCACCCGGGCGCAAAAAACCCTGACCCTCACCTATGCCGCCAAACGCAAACAGTTTGGCGAAATTATCGACTGCATCCCAAGCCGGTTTCTGGACGAGCTGCCGGCCGATGACCTCGAATGGCACGGCCGCGACGGCGCGATTTCCGCCGAACAGAACCGGGCCCAGGGACTGGCGGCATTACAGAGTCTGAGCAGCTTGTTAGGCGACTAA
- a CDS encoding c-type cytochrome: MVRKIMLLVVTAILASLIQAATSDAEQALIDRIKPVAKVCVQGDDCASAAAATASADEAKTPEQIFQTTCFACHGTGAAGAPKLDDKAAWAPRIAQGEDTLLDHALNGFNAMPARGTCGACSDDDIKGVVEYMISQVK, from the coding sequence ATGGTTAGAAAAATCATGCTGTTGGTGGTTACGGCAATTTTGGCAAGTCTAATTCAGGCGGCAACCAGCGATGCTGAGCAGGCATTGATTGATCGGATCAAACCGGTTGCCAAGGTGTGTGTACAGGGCGATGACTGTGCGTCGGCAGCGGCGGCAACCGCTTCGGCTGATGAGGCCAAGACGCCTGAGCAGATTTTTCAGACGACCTGTTTTGCCTGTCACGGTACTGGTGCGGCAGGGGCACCAAAACTGGATGATAAGGCTGCCTGGGCACCGCGGATTGCTCAGGGTGAAGATACTTTGTTGGATCATGCTTTAAATGGTTTCAACGCCATGCCGGCCAGAGGAACCTGCGGTGCGTGTTCTGATGACGATATCAAGGGCGTGGTTGAATATATGATATCTCAGGTCAAATAA
- a CDS encoding aldo/keto reductase codes for MKQRQLGQHGPTVSALALGCMGMSEFYGTTDEAESLATLDMALERGVNFWDTADMYGPYSNEQLLSKALTGRRERIFLATKFGIVRDSTDPHKRGVNGQPDYVRRAVDDSLKRLGTDYIDLYYQHRIDPDTPIEETVAAMAELVKAGKVRYLGLSEVDAERLRRAQAVHPITAVQSEYSLWTRDPEYKVLDTCRELGVGFVAYSPLGRGFLSGHIRAIEDLDANDFRRFNPRFQGENFAKNLRLVDAVKAMATDKGITPSQLALAWLLTRDPHLIPLFGTKRRSYLADNIHAVDVVLSPQECQTIEQIFPIDQVAGLRYAAETMTMVPQVPK; via the coding sequence ATGAAACAACGTCAACTGGGTCAGCACGGCCCGACGGTATCGGCCCTCGCACTGGGCTGCATGGGCATGAGCGAATTCTATGGCACCACTGACGAAGCGGAATCACTGGCCACGCTGGATATGGCACTGGAACGCGGGGTGAATTTTTGGGATACCGCCGACATGTATGGCCCATACAGCAACGAACAGCTGCTGAGCAAAGCCCTGACTGGGCGCCGGGAACGGATCTTTCTGGCCACCAAGTTTGGTATCGTGCGTGACTCGACCGATCCTCATAAACGTGGCGTCAACGGCCAGCCGGATTATGTCAGACGCGCCGTGGATGACAGCCTGAAGCGACTCGGTACCGACTATATTGATCTTTATTATCAACACCGGATAGACCCCGATACCCCCATCGAAGAAACCGTGGCCGCCATGGCCGAACTGGTCAAAGCCGGGAAAGTACGCTATCTCGGCCTGAGTGAAGTAGACGCTGAGCGCCTGCGTCGGGCTCAGGCAGTTCACCCAATCACGGCGGTGCAGAGCGAATACTCCCTCTGGACCCGTGACCCGGAATACAAGGTACTGGATACCTGCCGCGAACTCGGTGTCGGCTTTGTGGCCTACAGCCCTCTGGGGCGCGGTTTTCTAAGCGGCCACATTCGCGCCATCGAGGATTTGGATGCCAATGATTTTCGACGTTTCAATCCCCGTTTTCAGGGCGAAAACTTCGCCAAAAACCTGCGGTTGGTGGATGCGGTCAAAGCCATGGCGACCGACAAAGGCATCACCCCGTCGCAACTGGCACTGGCCTGGCTGCTGACCCGGGACCCACATCTGATCCCCCTGTTCGGCACCAAGCGACGCAGTTACCTGGCTGACAATATCCATGCCGTCGACGTGGTCCTCAGTCCGCAGGAATGCCAGACCATAGAGCAGATATTCCCGATTGATCAGGTCGCCGGTCTACGCTACGCCGCAGAAACCATGACCATGGTGCCACAGGTTCCAAAATGA